One genomic region from Merismopedia glauca CCAP 1448/3 encodes:
- a CDS encoding YlqD family protein: MDLSSSQLFLKRPVTIKAVVTPRWKEEAQQQLQGQINAIDGEMQQLDMQGNRAIAEIKKQSIQPPGPQVTQQIESIQGQVNERKSEMLEQKNQLLQQLQQVQVLEMNQEVNQGQIEGIFTVERGENLIQKMQVEVLLRDGVVEEIRGEL; the protein is encoded by the coding sequence ATGGATTTATCATCATCTCAGTTATTTCTTAAAAGACCAGTGACAATTAAAGCAGTTGTGACTCCTCGTTGGAAAGAAGAAGCTCAACAGCAACTACAAGGACAAATCAATGCTATAGACGGGGAAATGCAACAATTAGATATGCAGGGAAATCGCGCGATCGCCGAAATCAAAAAGCAAAGCATCCAACCCCCAGGACCCCAAGTTACCCAACAAATCGAAAGTATTCAAGGTCAAGTTAACGAACGCAAAAGTGAAATGTTGGAGCAAAAAAACCAACTTTTACAACAGCTACAACAAGTTCAAGTTTTAGAAATGAACCAAGAAGTCAATCAAGGTCAGATTGAAGGTATATTCACAGTTGAACGTGGAGAAAACCTGATTCAAAAGATGCAGGTAGAAGTTCTCCTCAGAGATGGAGTGGTTGAAGAAATTCGCGGCGAATTGTAG
- a CDS encoding nucleotidyltransferase domain-containing protein, translating to MMTNLKVLPKPLATNISSEGELFLCCVQTGLDPTINKRIQALVAGDIDWNHLLQIAEKHRLIQLLYCRLNTTCPQAVPPPVFRDLRGRFYANSRQNLVITNELSRLLDMFQERGIRVIPYKGTILANSVYGKLSLRQVYDIDLLVHQQDFHQSRELLISLGYLLKEKFDREHSFSHPDTKIEVDLHWGLTPFYFPLEIDFEAYWQRVQPVALFERSVFSFSAEDLLVILCIQIAKDCWEREQQIEHLAKVCDIAKLLETNKQLDWEQVIQQAVAIGAVRMLWFGLLLARNLFDATLPEEILVKIQADSTAIDLVEQVCASLFTDADDLSTPQKSLFDIKFRLKQLIFYLKMRERLADKSAHIWHILQTFSRI from the coding sequence ATGATGACAAATTTAAAAGTTTTACCAAAACCATTAGCGACAAATATTAGTTCCGAAGGAGAGTTATTTTTATGTTGCGTGCAAACTGGTTTAGACCCTACAATAAATAAGCGGATTCAAGCTTTAGTTGCTGGCGATATTGATTGGAATCATCTCCTTCAAATAGCTGAAAAACATAGGTTAATCCAGTTACTTTATTGCCGCCTCAACACGACTTGTCCTCAAGCTGTTCCCCCACCAGTTTTTAGAGATTTGCGAGGTCGCTTTTATGCAAACTCCCGACAAAATTTAGTTATAACTAACGAACTGAGTAGATTATTAGATATGTTCCAAGAAAGAGGAATTCGCGTTATTCCTTATAAAGGAACTATCCTGGCTAATTCAGTTTATGGCAAACTATCCCTGCGACAAGTCTACGACATCGATCTTTTAGTTCATCAGCAGGATTTTCATCAAAGTAGAGAATTACTCATATCTCTAGGATATCTTCTCAAGGAAAAGTTTGATAGAGAACATAGTTTTTCCCATCCAGACACTAAGATTGAAGTAGATCTCCACTGGGGATTAACGCCATTTTATTTCCCCTTAGAAATTGATTTTGAAGCTTATTGGCAGCGCGTGCAACCTGTAGCTTTATTTGAAAGAAGTGTATTTAGCTTTTCGGCTGAAGATTTGTTAGTAATTCTTTGCATTCAGATAGCTAAAGATTGTTGGGAAAGAGAACAACAGATAGAACATCTAGCCAAAGTCTGCGATATTGCTAAACTACTTGAAACTAATAAACAACTCGATTGGGAACAAGTTATCCAACAGGCTGTAGCGATCGGTGCGGTGCGGATGCTATGGTTTGGTTTGCTATTAGCCAGAAATCTGTTTGATGCAACTTTACCAGAAGAGATATTAGTCAAAATTCAGGCTGACTCAACCGCTATTGATTTGGTAGAACAAGTTTGCGCGTCTTTATTTACAGATGCAGACGATTTATCTACACCTCAAAAATCGCTGTTCGATATTAAATTCAGACTCAAGCAACTGATATTTTATCTGAAGATGAGAGAACGCTTAGCAGACAAAAGCGCTCACATTTGGCACATATTGCAGACTTTTTCCAGAATTTAG
- a CDS encoding SMP-30/gluconolactonase/LRE family protein — translation MLRVKKWIKDRFSINCLAAQSPNFYHLFPRNAQLKRIATGFKFTEGPIWFSEAQYLLFSDIPANQIFQMTADGGITIFRQPSGNSNGLTRDRQGRLIACEHSNRRVTRTEKDGSITVLADKFQGKKLNSPNDVIVKSDGSIYFTDPPYGIAADEQEQPIQGVYRLSPDGKQLSIVADDFKKPNGLAFSPDQKQLYIDDSERRHIRVFNILADGTLRGDRLFYDMNVPDVGLPDGMKVDVEGNIYCTGARGVWVFDPQGSHLGTIITPEIPANCAWGDSDRQTLYITAGTSIYKIRVNLPGVKVY, via the coding sequence ATGTTACGTGTTAAAAAATGGATTAAAGATCGATTTAGTATTAATTGTCTAGCTGCTCAATCTCCTAACTTCTACCATCTATTTCCTAGAAATGCTCAACTTAAACGTATAGCAACGGGGTTTAAGTTTACTGAAGGACCAATTTGGTTTTCTGAAGCACAATATCTTCTCTTCAGCGATATTCCAGCTAACCAAATCTTTCAGATGACTGCTGATGGTGGAATCACGATCTTTAGACAACCTAGTGGTAATTCTAATGGTTTAACCAGAGATCGGCAAGGTCGGCTAATTGCTTGCGAACATAGTAATCGACGAGTTACACGAACTGAAAAAGATGGTTCAATTACTGTTTTAGCAGATAAATTCCAAGGAAAAAAACTGAATAGTCCTAATGACGTAATAGTAAAAAGCGATGGTAGTATCTACTTCACAGATCCGCCTTATGGTATCGCAGCCGATGAGCAAGAACAGCCAATTCAAGGAGTTTACCGTCTGTCACCTGATGGGAAGCAATTGAGTATCGTCGCTGATGATTTTAAAAAACCCAATGGTTTAGCCTTTTCACCTGATCAAAAACAGCTTTATATTGATGATTCAGAACGCCGTCATATTCGCGTATTTAATATTTTAGCTGATGGTACACTAAGAGGCGATCGCCTCTTCTACGATATGAACGTTCCCGATGTAGGTTTACCAGATGGGATGAAGGTAGACGTAGAGGGAAACATCTATTGTACGGGAGCCAGAGGGGTATGGGTTTTCGATCCTCAAGGTAGTCATTTAGGAACTATTATCACCCCAGAAATACCCGCTAACTGTGCTTGGGGGGATAGTGATCGCCAAACTCTTTATATCACGGCTGGTACTTCTATTTATAAAATTCGAGTCAATCTTCCAGGAGTTAAAGTTTATTAA
- a CDS encoding SDR family NAD(P)-dependent oxidoreductase, translated as MNFKERIKLALSILKDGVKPAKSVVHKSDLEPSLVIDNQLLSGKNVLITGAGKNIGKSIAIEMAKQGANIFFTDLNPQSCTELEQELASYQVESQGFVSDISKIEDINRLLNILHEQEIYIDILVNNVGIQLETKQIINLDLKEWYQTFNTNIFGPIYLTKNIAKMMMQNSRHGSIIFVTSIHQWITIGFPSYSSSKAALGMIIQELAVDLAPAGIRVNGIAPGLVAEDEEGKAKYHHYAPLHHTSINPCYIGRAAVYLASEYFSKFTTGSVIKIDAGVSSYSYCLVPISPE; from the coding sequence ATGAATTTTAAAGAGCGCATTAAACTAGCTTTAAGTATTCTTAAAGATGGTGTAAAACCAGCTAAATCTGTAGTTCATAAATCAGATCTGGAACCATCATTAGTGATAGATAATCAACTTTTGTCTGGTAAAAATGTCTTAATCACTGGTGCTGGCAAAAATATTGGTAAAAGCATAGCAATAGAGATGGCTAAACAAGGAGCTAATATTTTCTTTACCGATCTTAATCCACAATCTTGTACAGAGTTGGAACAGGAATTAGCAAGTTACCAAGTTGAATCTCAAGGATTTGTTTCTGATATTTCTAAAATCGAAGATATCAATCGACTATTAAATATATTACATGAACAGGAAATTTATATCGATATTTTAGTTAATAATGTTGGCATTCAGTTGGAAACCAAACAAATAATTAATCTTGACTTGAAAGAGTGGTATCAGACATTTAATACCAACATTTTTGGTCCTATATATTTAACTAAAAATATTGCCAAGATGATGATGCAAAATTCGAGACACGGTTCTATTATCTTCGTGACTTCTATACATCAATGGATAACTATAGGTTTTCCCAGTTACAGTTCTTCTAAAGCTGCATTAGGAATGATTATTCAAGAACTAGCTGTAGATTTGGCACCTGCTGGCATTAGAGTCAATGGAATAGCACCTGGTTTGGTAGCAGAAGATGAAGAAGGAAAGGCAAAATATCATCACTATGCTCCTTTACATCATACTTCTATTAATCCTTGTTATATAGGTAGAGCCGCAGTTTATTTGGCATCAGAATATTTTTCCAAATTTACTACTGGAAGCGTTATTAAAATTGATGCTGGAGTATCATCGTACAGTTATTGTCTTGTGCCAATTTCACCTGAATAA
- a CDS encoding glycosyltransferase family 2 protein: MNKTDLVSVIIPVYNGDRYLKAAIESVLSQTYKSIEIIVVDDGSTDSSAEVAQSFTSLVRYYFQPNSGSGAARNYGIELALGEFIAFLDADDLWLEDKLAIQIAAFNSNPDFDIVMGQVKQFHSPELDETTKAKIYCPPELMPGNIPSAVLIKREAFTRVGQFHTNWEIGEFIDWYVRATELNLKTMMLPDLVTLRRLHTANKGVQQRQNVSQYVHIIKASLDRRRAAKQKLDN, translated from the coding sequence ATGAATAAGACTGATTTAGTAAGCGTAATTATCCCAGTTTACAACGGCGATCGCTATCTCAAAGCAGCCATTGAAAGTGTCTTATCACAAACCTATAAATCCATCGAAATTATTGTAGTTGATGATGGTTCAACTGATAGTAGCGCAGAGGTAGCGCAGAGTTTTACCTCATTAGTTCGCTACTATTTTCAACCTAATAGTGGTAGCGGTGCTGCACGAAATTATGGCATAGAATTGGCATTAGGAGAATTCATCGCTTTTCTGGATGCTGATGATTTGTGGCTAGAAGATAAACTAGCAATCCAAATAGCAGCTTTCAATAGTAATCCTGACTTTGATATTGTGATGGGACAAGTCAAACAGTTTCACAGTCCAGAATTAGATGAAACTACTAAAGCTAAAATCTATTGTCCGCCTGAATTAATGCCAGGAAATATCCCCTCAGCCGTACTAATTAAACGAGAGGCTTTTACTCGTGTAGGTCAGTTTCATACTAACTGGGAAATAGGAGAATTTATCGATTGGTATGTGCGCGCGACTGAGTTAAATCTCAAGACAATGATGCTTCCAGATTTAGTCACACTAAGGCGATTACACACTGCCAATAAAGGAGTTCAACAACGTCAAAATGTTAGTCAGTACGTACACATTATCAAAGCTTCTCTCGATAGAAGACGTGCAGCTAAACAAAAACTAGATAATTAA
- a CDS encoding glycosyltransferase, with the protein MNDRLVSVIIVVRNGDRYLRNAIESVLAQSYQPYEIIVVDGNSTDDTETIAKSYQQICYLRQTGAGIADAYNLGIDAAEGEFIAFLSHDDLWTQDKLTLQINYLLEHPDVQYTVARVKFFLEEGHAIPPGFREELLTGDRVGYIMETLVARKTLFSQIGKLNPNFSVAEDVDWFARANDRQVKNAALEQVLLHKRVHNTNLSLTSSVNNQNLLKLLKQSIERKRNLSRKKQDE; encoded by the coding sequence ATGAACGATCGTTTAGTTAGTGTCATTATTGTTGTCAGAAATGGCGATCGCTATTTAAGAAATGCAATTGAAAGTGTTTTAGCCCAAAGCTATCAACCTTATGAAATTATAGTGGTGGATGGCAATTCTACAGATGATACAGAAACAATTGCTAAATCTTACCAGCAAATTTGCTATTTACGGCAAACAGGTGCAGGAATTGCTGATGCTTATAATCTGGGAATTGATGCTGCTGAAGGAGAATTTATTGCCTTTTTATCTCACGACGATTTGTGGACACAGGATAAATTAACTCTCCAAATAAATTACTTACTAGAGCATCCAGACGTTCAATATACAGTAGCTAGAGTCAAGTTTTTCTTAGAAGAAGGTCATGCAATTCCACCTGGTTTTAGGGAAGAGTTACTGACAGGCGATCGCGTTGGCTATATCATGGAAACTTTGGTAGCTAGAAAAACCTTGTTCAGTCAAATAGGTAAATTAAATCCTAACTTTAGTGTAGCAGAAGATGTTGATTGGTTTGCTAGAGCCAACGATCGACAAGTTAAAAATGCAGCACTAGAACAAGTTTTACTTCATAAACGAGTTCATAATACTAATCTCTCTTTAACCTCATCAGTTAATAATCAGAATTTACTAAAACTCTTAAAGCAATCAATCGAACGCAAGCGGAATTTGTCTAGGAAAAAACAAGATGAATAA
- a CDS encoding PqqD family protein, with product MSPTFRINSPKVVHETIEGEVVVVNLDRGDYYSLAKVGADIWDGIARGISQDNLITEISHRYDGSYEEIKASIDIFIEKLQLEKLIVLESANTAAIANNGTQETPSNTIKDKAKFEPPTLEKFTDMQDLLLLDPIHEVEETGWPNAKQ from the coding sequence ATGTCTCCCACCTTTAGAATCAATAGTCCCAAAGTTGTGCATGAAACAATAGAGGGTGAAGTCGTAGTAGTTAACCTCGATCGAGGGGATTATTACAGTTTAGCGAAAGTAGGTGCCGATATTTGGGATGGAATTGCCAGAGGTATTTCTCAAGACAATTTAATTACTGAAATATCCCATCGCTATGATGGCAGCTATGAAGAAATCAAAGCTTCTATAGATATATTTATAGAAAAACTACAGCTAGAAAAGTTAATAGTTTTGGAATCAGCAAATACAGCAGCGATCGCTAACAATGGCACTCAAGAAACTCCCAGCAATACAATAAAAGACAAGGCTAAATTTGAGCCGCCAACCTTAGAAAAATTTACAGATATGCAAGATCTACTTTTGCTAGATCCGATCCACGAAGTTGAAGAAACAGGTTGGCCCAATGCTAAGCAATAA
- a CDS encoding GH116 family glycosyl hydrolase, giving the protein MIYPSPRPEIPASTWNRPIGLGWEKPYTVRYASNLDDGPWHGMPLGGFGAGCLGRSSRGDFNLWHIDGGEHIFRSLPACQFSVFERVGDEQPQAYALSTQAPEDGSLSQWQWYPDEGRGAMHCAPTGTYHALYPRSWFEYENVFQSQLTCEQYSPIWAHNYQESSYPVGVFEWTAHNPTDKPITISIMLSWQNTAGWFSNAIKTPQVKVRDDGSPEYEYQPRWGDSTGNLNQWIVDGFRVGCLCDRLRLGDDVEEGEGQWAIASIVNPSVEVFYHTRWNPQGNGSEVWDTFASDGSLADYQDETPAAPGEQIAGAIAIRFTIKPGKTRKIPFILAWDFPITEFAAGTKYYRRYTDFFGRNGKNAWSIVRTALKNVDTWREEIQNWQAPILKDTNLPDWFKMALFNELYLLTDGAALWTAASELDPVGQFAVSECMDYRWYESLDVRLYGSFGLLHLWPKLEKAIMLAYARAIPTSDDTPRIIGYNQASAIRKAADATPHDLGAPNEHPWEKTNYTSYQDCNLWKDLGCDFVLQVYRDYLFTGAKDTEFLQDCWDAVVKALDYLKKFDLDNDGIPENSGAPDQTFDDWQLKGVSAYCGGLWIAALEAGIAIANILLSLPDAPESINAEIAKYQTWLAQSRPIYQEKLWNGKYYRLDSESGVEVVMADQLCGQFYARLLNLPDVVPEECAKSALETVYDACFLKFHDGKYGAANGLLPDGSPLNPKATHPLEVWTGINFGIAAFLIQMGMKSEAMQMTEAVVNQIYENGLQFRTPEAITAAGTFRASHYLRAMAIWAVYLLFNGVKY; this is encoded by the coding sequence ATGATTTACCCAAGTCCTCGTCCTGAAATTCCTGCATCTACTTGGAATCGTCCCATCGGTTTAGGTTGGGAAAAACCTTACACGGTGCGCTATGCAAGCAATCTAGACGATGGACCTTGGCATGGAATGCCTTTGGGTGGTTTTGGCGCGGGGTGTTTGGGACGTTCTTCTCGCGGCGATTTTAACCTGTGGCATATTGACGGTGGAGAACATATTTTTCGCAGCCTTCCAGCTTGTCAATTTAGCGTGTTTGAACGGGTGGGAGACGAACAGCCTCAAGCTTATGCACTATCTACCCAAGCGCCGGAAGATGGTAGTTTATCCCAATGGCAATGGTATCCCGATGAAGGTAGGGGCGCAATGCATTGCGCCCCTACAGGGACTTATCATGCTTTATATCCTCGCAGTTGGTTTGAATACGAGAATGTATTTCAATCTCAACTGACTTGCGAACAATATTCGCCGATTTGGGCGCATAATTATCAAGAAAGTAGCTATCCGGTAGGCGTGTTTGAATGGACGGCGCACAATCCAACGGATAAGCCGATTACCATCAGTATAATGCTGAGTTGGCAAAATACGGCGGGTTGGTTCAGCAATGCCATTAAAACTCCTCAAGTTAAAGTCAGGGATGATGGCAGTCCCGAATACGAGTATCAGCCACGCTGGGGAGATAGTACGGGGAATCTGAATCAGTGGATTGTGGATGGGTTTCGGGTAGGGTGCTTGTGCGATCGCTTGCGGTTGGGGGATGATGTAGAAGAAGGTGAAGGACAGTGGGCGATCGCTTCGATTGTCAATCCCAGCGTCGAAGTGTTCTATCATACCCGTTGGAACCCCCAGGGAAATGGATCTGAGGTTTGGGATACTTTTGCTAGCGATGGTTCTTTAGCGGATTATCAAGACGAAACGCCAGCCGCACCAGGAGAACAAATTGCAGGGGCGATCGCGATTCGGTTTACAATTAAACCTGGAAAAACTCGTAAAATACCTTTTATTTTAGCTTGGGATTTTCCCATCACTGAGTTTGCGGCTGGCACCAAATACTATCGCCGCTATACAGACTTTTTCGGTCGCAATGGTAAGAATGCATGGTCAATTGTCCGCACTGCTTTAAAAAATGTCGATACCTGGCGCGAAGAAATCCAAAACTGGCAAGCACCGATTCTGAAAGATACCAACTTGCCTGATTGGTTCAAGATGGCATTATTTAACGAATTATACCTGCTAACCGATGGTGCTGCTCTCTGGACGGCTGCATCGGAACTAGATCCAGTCGGTCAATTTGCCGTGTCGGAATGCATGGATTATCGCTGGTATGAAAGCTTAGACGTGCGCTTGTACGGTTCTTTTGGGTTATTGCACCTGTGGCCCAAGTTAGAAAAAGCGATTATGCTAGCTTATGCTCGTGCCATTCCCACTAGCGACGATACGCCTAGGATTATCGGCTATAACCAAGCCTCAGCCATTCGGAAAGCTGCTGACGCAACTCCCCACGACTTAGGCGCACCTAACGAACACCCCTGGGAAAAGACGAACTACACCAGCTATCAAGATTGCAACTTGTGGAAAGATTTGGGTTGCGATTTTGTCTTGCAGGTATATCGAGATTATTTGTTTACTGGGGCAAAGGATACCGAATTTCTGCAAGATTGTTGGGATGCAGTTGTTAAAGCCTTGGATTATCTCAAAAAATTCGATCTAGATAACGATGGCATTCCCGAAAACTCTGGCGCGCCAGATCAAACCTTCGACGATTGGCAACTCAAGGGAGTTAGCGCCTATTGTGGTGGGTTGTGGATTGCAGCCTTAGAAGCAGGAATTGCGATCGCTAACATTCTATTATCCCTCCCCGATGCACCTGAATCTATTAATGCAGAAATAGCTAAATATCAAACCTGGCTGGCACAATCTCGCCCTATATACCAAGAAAAGCTATGGAATGGCAAATATTACCGTTTAGATAGCGAAAGCGGAGTAGAAGTCGTGATGGCAGATCAACTGTGCGGACAATTCTACGCGCGCTTGCTGAACTTACCAGATGTCGTCCCCGAAGAATGCGCTAAATCTGCTCTAGAAACCGTATACGATGCTTGTTTCTTGAAGTTTCACGATGGTAAATACGGCGCGGCTAACGGCTTGCTTCCCGACGGTTCGCCACTCAACCCCAAAGCCACTCACCCCTTAGAAGTATGGACGGGAATTAACTTTGGGATTGCTGCATTTTTAATCCAGATGGGGATGAAATCTGAAGCGATGCAAATGACGGAAGCTGTAGTGAATCAAATATATGAAAATGGCTTGCAATTCCGCACTCCTGAA